One window of the Deltaproteobacteria bacterium genome contains the following:
- a CDS encoding type II toxin-antitoxin system VapC family toxin codes for MLVLDTDHLSVLEWEASSTTQRLLARLSRIAPDQAATTIINFEEQLRGWLAYVARMRSVTQQVEAYRRLKRHLDNYRAIIVLEFDLRAATEFQRLRKRHRTLGTMDLKIAAIVLANDATLLSRNLTDFGKIPELKVEDWTAE; via the coding sequence ATGCTCGTTCTCGACACTGATCATCTGAGCGTCCTTGAGTGGGAGGCTAGCTCCACAACGCAGCGCCTCCTAGCCCGCTTATCGCGTATTGCTCCTGATCAAGCGGCTACAACCATCATTAATTTTGAGGAACAGCTGCGTGGCTGGTTGGCCTACGTGGCCCGCATGCGATCGGTGACACAACAGGTGGAAGCATATCGGCGCCTCAAACGGCATCTGGACAACTATCGAGCGATTATCGTCTTGGAGTTTGACCTTCGCGCGGCCACAGAATTCCAACGCTTGCGTAAGAGACATCGCACGCTCGGGACGATGGACCTCAAGATCGCTGCCATCGTGCTTGCCAACGACGCAACTCTCCTCTCGCGCAACCTCACTGACTTTGGCAAAATCCCAGAGCTGAAAGTCGAGGACTGGACAGCAGAATGA